The proteins below are encoded in one region of Aquisphaera giovannonii:
- a CDS encoding NAD(P)/FAD-dependent oxidoreductase produces MSLKISNLRLEIDDREEDLPRRVAGRLGIAPGDLLRWRILRKSLDARRHDDLHFMYAMEVDIPPDAAGRLAAASDPDVRAFEPEPFSWPPPGDRPLEHRPVIIGAGPAGLLAGYFLAEQGYRPLILERGRAVKDRVADVRRFDAGGPIDPESNYLFGEGGAGTFSDGKLTSRATGPDVTRILEVLAECHGKPSIIYEHRPHLGSNRLPLVVRTLRRKLEAMGGEVIFSCRAEDLDVADGRMRGVATSSGYIPAEVVILAAGHSARDTYGLLLRRGIPIAAKPFQFGVRIEQPQEQIDAVRYGGRSGHPALGAADYGLSVRAGGCDLFTFCMCAGGYVMPSVSEPGYFCTNGMSESRHDSPYANSGLVVTIDPAETGSRHPLAGVHFQQRFERMAYLAAGRSYAAPIQWVRDFLRARPSRGKLPSSYSRVDTVPTDLNAILPAKVCEALVRGLPAMDRRLQGSFLRHATLTGPEARGSSPVRIPRDPESRQSPAVAGLYPCGEGAGFAGGIISAAVDGLRTARAIAAAFARPG; encoded by the coding sequence ATGTCCCTGAAGATCAGCAACCTCCGCCTCGAGATCGACGATCGCGAGGAGGACCTCCCCCGACGCGTCGCCGGCCGGCTCGGCATCGCCCCCGGCGACCTCCTGCGCTGGAGGATCCTACGCAAGAGCCTGGACGCCCGTCGGCACGACGACCTCCATTTCATGTACGCGATGGAGGTGGACATCCCCCCCGACGCGGCCGGGCGGCTGGCCGCGGCCTCGGACCCCGACGTGCGGGCCTTCGAGCCGGAGCCGTTCTCCTGGCCGCCCCCCGGCGACCGCCCCCTGGAGCACCGGCCGGTGATCATCGGCGCCGGGCCCGCGGGGCTGCTGGCGGGCTACTTCCTGGCCGAGCAGGGCTACCGCCCCCTGATCCTGGAGCGCGGTCGCGCCGTCAAGGACCGCGTCGCCGACGTCCGCCGGTTCGACGCCGGCGGCCCGATCGACCCCGAGAGCAACTACCTCTTCGGCGAAGGCGGCGCGGGGACGTTCAGCGACGGCAAGCTGACCAGCCGCGCCACCGGCCCGGACGTGACGCGGATCCTCGAGGTCCTCGCCGAGTGCCACGGCAAGCCCTCGATCATCTACGAGCACCGCCCCCACCTGGGCTCCAACCGCCTGCCCCTGGTGGTCCGCACCCTCCGCCGCAAGCTCGAGGCGATGGGCGGCGAGGTGATCTTCTCGTGCCGGGCGGAGGACCTGGACGTCGCGGACGGCCGGATGCGAGGCGTCGCGACCAGCTCCGGATACATCCCGGCCGAGGTCGTCATCCTGGCGGCGGGCCACAGCGCCCGGGACACCTACGGCCTCCTGCTGAGGCGCGGGATCCCGATCGCCGCGAAGCCCTTCCAGTTCGGCGTCCGGATCGAGCAGCCGCAGGAGCAGATCGACGCGGTGCGTTACGGCGGCCGGTCGGGCCACCCCGCGCTCGGCGCCGCCGACTACGGGCTGTCGGTCCGGGCGGGGGGCTGCGACCTGTTCACCTTCTGCATGTGCGCCGGCGGCTACGTCATGCCGAGCGTCAGCGAGCCCGGCTACTTCTGCACCAACGGCATGAGCGAGAGCCGGCACGACTCGCCGTATGCCAACAGCGGCCTGGTCGTGACGATCGACCCGGCGGAGACCGGCAGCCGTCACCCGCTGGCCGGCGTCCACTTCCAGCAGCGGTTCGAGCGGATGGCCTACCTGGCGGCCGGGCGGTCCTACGCGGCCCCGATCCAGTGGGTCCGGGATTTCCTCCGGGCGCGGCCCAGCCGAGGCAAGCTCCCCTCGAGCTACAGCCGCGTCGACACCGTCCCCACCGACCTGAACGCCATCCTGCCCGCCAAGGTCTGCGAGGCCCTCGTCCGCGGCCTCCCCGCCATGGACCGGCGGCTCCAGGGCTCGTTCCTCAGGCATGCGACGCTCACCGGGCCGGAAGCCCGTGGCAGCTCGCCCGTCCGCATCCCCCGCGATCCGGAGAGCCGTCAGAGCCCCGCCGTCGCCGGGCTCTACCCCTGCGGCGAGGGGGCGGGCTTCGCGGGCGGCATCATCAGCGCGGCGGTCGATGGGCTCCGGACCGCCCGGGCGATCGCCGCCGCCTTCGCCCGCCCGGGATGA